A stretch of DNA from Acidobacteriota bacterium:
TTGGTGAGCAGGTCCTCCGGCCGGAGTGCGGCACCGGTCTCGATAAAGGAAAGGATGTCCTGTTTTGTTACGCGGCCGCTGATGCCCGAGCCGGGGATGCGGCTGATGTCGATGCCGTGTTCTTTGGCTATATTGCGGACGAGCGGGCTCGATTTTGTCCGGCGGAGTTCGTCGATATCTGCCGAACGGCCGTTCGAAGCCGGCATTGCAACACCGGCGGTGGCGGCTTCAGCTTTCGGTGCGGTTACGGGAACGGGCTCTGCTTTTGCGGGCGCGGCGGCGGGTTTCGGTGCTGCCGATGCGGCGCCTGCTGAAGTTCCGACGAGAGCGACGACAGCTCCGACCTCGACGGTTTCGCCTTCCTGGACGCGGATCTCAAGTAGCTTTCCGGCTGCTGGTGACGGAACCTCGGCGTCAACTTTGTCAGTCGAAATCTCGAGCAGCGGCTCGTCCTTCTCGATGGTGTCGCCGATGGCCTTTAGCCATTTTGAGACGGTGCCTTCGGTTATCGATTCGCCCATCTGCGGCATCACGATCTCGGTCGCATCGCCGCTGTCTGCCGTGCTTTCGGCCTGCGGTGCCGGGGTCGAGCTTGCCGCAACTGCATCAGCGATGATCGCCGGAGCGGGAGCTTCTTCGATCGGTGGAGTCACCGCTGCGGGGGCTTCCTCTTTTTTCGGAGCACTCGGTGCCGGAGCTTCGCCTTCGGCTCCGATGACGGCGACGACCGTTCCGACCTCTACGGTCTCGCCTTCCTGATGGCGTATTTCGAGAAGTTTGCCCGCCGCCGGACTTGGGACCTCGGCGTCGACCTTGTCGGTCGAGATCTCAAGGATCGCTTCGTCCTTTTCAATGGCGTCGCCAACCTGCTTTAACCATTTCGAGACGGTGCCCTCCGTGATCGATTCGCCCATCTGGGGCATTACAACTTCTACGCTCATATGATCTCCGTGTCTTAAAACGTGCTGAATATAAAATGTTACAAATGACTAGAATACAAGAATCCCGGGCCAAAAAAAAGCCGGGCACTTTTGGCCCGGTTCGTTAATGTCATGATGTTTGCGAGAGCTTTACCGCAACTGTTTTTCGATGTCGGCGATAACGGCATTGAGTTCCGCCTCGCTCGCGGCCCCAAACTTAGTTGAAAGAATATTGCCGTTTCTCGCGACGACGAGCACCATTGCCTTGTCCTTTTCGTAGCCGTAGGTTTTCGCGACCTTACCGCCCCAATCGAGCAGGACAGGGAACTGCGTTTGCCGTTTGATCAGGCGGCGGACGAGCCCGCGGGCGTAGCTCGGCACGCCGCCTAGCGAGGCGATGCCGAACATATAGACCTTGCCGTCAAACTTTTTGTAGAGAGGCGTTGCCCATCCGTCGATCTGCTTCGCCCCGTCGCGGTCGCCGAATACGAAGACGACCGGCCGGTCGCTCGGAAAGTTGACCTCGACCTTTCGGTCATTCTGGTCCTGAAGGCTGAAGTTTGAGACGCGGCTTTGGCCGCTGACGCTCATGACCGCCGTCCAGAAAAGGACGCAAGCGGCCATGAAGAAAGTGAAAGTTTTCCTTCCCATTGTCTGCTCGTTTCGAAATGAACTTGCCTTTCATTTCGGCCGAGGGCAGAAAATGGTTTCGCGGGCGGCTTTTTAGCCGGCACGGGTGGGGTCGATGATGGCCCTGACCTCCGAAATTCGGTTGGCGGGGAAGCCGCTTTCGCGGGCGTGCTCTTCGATGAGTTCGGCGTTCGGTGCGGTGTAAACGCAGTAGATCTTGTCGTCGGTGACGTAGCTGTGGATCCACTGTATCTCGGCCCCAAGCTGATTGAGAACGCTACAGGACTTGGCCGAAGCTCCCTGCAGGTCCTCCGGGGACATCGAGCCGGCTCCGGGAATCTCGCGTTCAATAACGAATTTCGGCATGGTTTTCCTCCTTTGGTCTAGCGGTCCAATTTTTTCGTCTCTTCCTCGTCCACGTCGGATTCGGCAAAGACCTGCTCGAGTGGAGTGTGCGAAGGAGGAAGCTCGGCACGGTATTCAGCGAGCGACCGATCGATCTCTTCGACCGCCGAGCGGCCGCGTTCCCAGTCATCCTTAGCGAGCTTGAGCGTCAGCTTGCCGTCCTGATTCGGGAGTTCGGAAAGGACGGCCATCGTCTGAGTTCGGATGACGATCTTCGCGCCTCGTTTGAAAAAGCCCTTGCGAAAGCGGATGTCCATTATCTCGGCAATCGGCAGGCGAACCTCTTTCACACCGCCGCCGATGATGCCGAAGAGCTTTGCTTCAAACTCGAGCACGACGCCGGCTGAAGAGAATTTGGCGATCCCGTTGACCGACGTGAGGCCGTGGTTGGTCTCCGTCTTGAAGGGTACGCTTGAGAATCCGTTTGCCATAGGTCAGGCGGGTTGTTCCTCGCCGTTCTCGTCAACCTCATAATCCATCGTGTCCATGTCGAAGTCGCCGACATTCGGCTGGCCGAACAACTTGAGAAAAATGAAGCCCAAAGCTCCGGCTGTAACGGAAGCGACAAGGATCGCCATCTTTGACGAATTCACGGTCGCCGAGACGAAGTCCGGAGAGCCGCCGACGAACGCAAGATTAGTGATAAAGATCGACATTGTAAACCCGATGCCGCCAAGAAAGCCTGCGCCGAGCACGTGTTTCCAATTAAGATCGAGCGGCAAGCGGCAAATGCCTACCATTACAGCAATGAATGCGACGAGGGTAATGCCGATGGGCTTGCCGACGACCAGGCCGAGAATGATGCCGAGGCTGTTTGTAGTTGAGAGGTCCGCTGCCCAGTCTCCCCCGATGACGATGCCGGTATTTGCGAGGGCGAAGATCGGCAAGATGATGAACGCGACCGGCCGGTGGATCAAATGCTCGAGCCTGTAGGACGGTGATTTCTCGTCATCACGTTTGTGGGTGAAGGGAATGGCAAACGCGAGAAGCACGCCCGCGATAGTTGCGTGAACGCCCGATTTGAGCATGAAGAACCACATGAAAAGCCCGCCGACGAGATACGGGATAAGGCTCATAACGCCGAGCCGGTTGATGGCGATCAGCAATGCGAAGACGCCGAGCGCAAGCCCAAGATAGACCAGGGAGAGTTCGGCGGTGTAAAAGATAGCGATGATAATGATCGCACCGAGGTCGTCCATTACTGCGAGCGCGACAAGAAACACCTTGAGCGAAGCCGGAACACGGCTGCCGAGCAAGGCAAGGACGCCAATCGCGAAGGCGATGTCGGTCGCCATCGGGATACCGATACCGGCTTGTGTCGGAGTTCCGGCGTTAAAACCGAAGTGGATCAGCGCGGGAAGAGCAAGCCCGCCGATGGCGCCGAAGATCGGAAGCAGGGCGTTTCTGACGTTTGAAAGCTCGCCGGCGTAAAGTTCGCGTTCAAGTTCAAGCCCGATCATCAGAAAGAAGATCACCATCAGAGCGTCGTTGATCCAGTGTTCAACGCTGAGCCTCAGGAACCCCTCGACACCGAGGTATGTTTTCAAGTAGAAATCCGGATATGCCTGTCCGATGATGTTCGCCAGCAGAAGCGAAACAGCGGTACATCCGACCAGCACCATCGCGCTGGATTTCTCACTATCAAAAAACTCCTTGAACGCCTTTGTCAGGCGCTCATTTCTTATACGAAGTATTGGCTTCATCGGTTAAAAAGTATTATTGCTATGGTCTCTCGAGCCCGACGGATACACAGCGGAGGCCGTCACGCCCTCGCATGTTTACGTCAAAGCCCGAACATTGCTCAAACTATATAGATTTATACAAAAGCCCCGAAAACTCAATTTGCCATTTACCGATTCTAGCGATAGCCGACGATGGTGATCAGGTAGGCGGTATACAAGGCAAAGAGAATCAGACCGCGAGTTCGGCCGATCACGCCGTCACGTCCAGGAAATGTGAGAGCGACCGTAACGACGCCAAAGCCAAGCCCTACGGCGACCTCGCCGACCGGCAGGCCGGTCATTGGGGTAATAAGGGCGGCGACTGAAACTATCCAGAGGTTATTGAAGATATTGCTCCCGAGGATCATCCCGAGCCCGATCTCTTCGTGACCGCGAAGCTTTGAGATGATAACGGTCGCAAGCTCAGGCATCGATGTGCCGACCGCAACAACGGTCGCTCCGACAATGAAGGCATTGAGCCCGTAGGAAAGTGCGATGGACTTTGCCCCGGTCACGATCAGGTGGCCGGCGAGGACCAATGAGACGAGCCCGCCAACAGCGGAAAGAACTATGATCGTTTTTCCTTTGGTCTCCGGGAGATGAGCGAAACTGGCCCGCTGTTTGCGGACCTCGATCACCACCGCCACGATCCATGCGACAAAGACGAGGAGCATCACGGCTCCATCAAGCCGGGAGATCTCTCCATCGATGAGCAAAATGCCGGTCAGGATCGGGGCGAGAAGTGCTACTGGAAAGTCACGCTTTACGGTGTCTTTCGAGGCAGTGATCGCCGAAAAGGCGAGGGCGACCGAGAGGATCACCGCGATGTTGACGACGTTGCTGCCGAGAGCGTCGCCGAGCGCGATCTGCGGCGTGCCCTGGAGGGCCGAACCGACCGAGACCGCAAGTTCCGGGCTTGAGGTGGCGAAAGCCGCGATGGTCGCGGCGATTATCCCCGCAGGTACGCGTGCCCACCTCGCCAAGCCGACCGCGCCGCGGACGAACAGTTCGCCGCCGATCGCCGCCGCAGCCAACCCGCAAAGTAAAATCAGGTAATCACCCACAGCTTTTTCAAGCTCGCTCGTCGATCATCATTCGAAGCAGGTCGTGACGGGCAATTATCCCGACCGGGACGCCACTGCGGACGACCGGGAGCCGATTGATGTCGTGTTTTAGCATTAGCTCCACCGCAGAAGCGACCGGCTCGTCTTCTGCTATCGTAACGACCGAACGTACCATCACGTCTGCGACCGGCGTTGCTCTGGCCGAATCGTAGATCTTTTCCAGCCCATCCGGCGAAAGCCATTGGCCGAGCACCTGCGGTGCCCGAAAGGTCGAGAACGGCACGCCGACGCTCTTTGCGGCAAAACTCGATTCGGTTACAAGGCCGACAAGTTCGCCCGTTTCGCCGACCACAGGAAGGCATCCGAAGCCCTTTTCGAGCATTTCCGTTGCCGCATCGGCAAGCGATGCGGTGGCCGATATTGTGACGACCGGCTGCGACATTAGTTCTTTGACCTTCATAAACTTCGTTTCCCGCGGGCGCCCCGGCGGTCACCTCGCCCTTAGTGCAAGCCGCCGGTCGACCACGACAAATATTTCGGCCGCCAGCCATGTGACAACGATCGCCACTCCAATGATACCGACTGCCGCCGGATCAAGCCATTCAAGGCCAAGCAGGCGTCTGAGCGGCGGCAGGTAGAGGGTAGCAACCTGCAGAACAATGCCAGCCGCGACGGCTAAATGGAGGACGTTGTTCCGCTCGGGGGCGAACGATATCCTCCGCGAAGGGTATGCCATTACGAGCTGCGCGATCGACTCGAAGACGAAAACGCCCGTTCGCGTTGCGAGCAGGCTGTAGCCCCATTTTGGCATCATCACAAGCAAGACGCCGCCCATCAGAGCCTTGAAAAACCCGGTCCAGACAATGAACCGGACCGAGACGCGGTCGAGGAGCGGTTCGGATGGATCGCGAGGCCGCTGCCTCATCACACCGTGGTCGCGGTCGAGCCCGAGTGCGAGTGCCGGCGGGCCATCGGCGATAATGTTGATCCAGAGTAGCTGAACGGCGGTGAGCGGCAGCAAGAGCCCTCCCATCTCGTCAGTTAACCCGAGAAGGAACGACCCAAATGCTCCGCCGACCACCAAAAGGACCAAAGCAAAATTGGTCGAAAAAAGAAACCGGATGAACTTCTGTATATTCTCGTAGATGTTCCTTCCTTCCTCGATCGCGGTCACGATCGTGGCGAAGTTGTCATCCATCAGGACCAGGTCCGCCACTTCGCGGGTGACGTCGCTGCCGCGGTTGCCCATTGCCACGCCGACATCCGCTCGCTTTAGGGCGGGAGCGTCGTTGACGCCGTCGCCCGTCATTGCGACGATCTCGCCGTTTGCCTTGAGGGCACTTACGAGACGCAGTTTATGTTCGGGGTTGACCCGGGCAAAGATGCTGGTTTCCGCGACAGCCCTCCGAAGCTCGTCCTCGGAAATGGACTCGATCTCCGCTCCGGTAAGCACGCCGGTTACGGGAATGCCGATATTTTCGGCGATCGCTCTCGCGGTCGCGGGGTGGTCGCCGGTCGCCATCAGCACGCGGATCCCGGCGTCGAGTGCGTTCTTGATCGCTCCGGGCACCTCGGCTCGCGGCGGGTCCCAGAGTTTTGCAACGCCCAGAAATTCGATCGTTCCATCACTGTCATCAGATCCCCGGCCAAATGCGAGAACGCGAAAACCCTCAGCGGCGAATCGCTCCGTGCGAGCCTGCCAGTCCGCTTTATCGGCGGCGGAAAGCGAGCTTTTCTCGAGCAGAACTTCGGGAGCACCCTTAAGAAAGTTGACCGTGCGGCCGCCTTCCGGCACGCTCACCTGCATGAATTTGTAGGCGCTATCAAAGGGGATCGAGGATGAGCGTGGGAAGCGGGATCGGACGTCGTCGATCGCGAGCCCTTGTTCGGCAGCGTATGAAAGCAATGCAAGCTCAAGCGGGTCGCCGATCTCGCCGTCGGCTTCCGCGTCGTTGGCGAGGGTCATCGCACGAAGCACAAGCTCGGCATCAGCGGCGTCGATGCCCTTGACGACCATTTTGTTTTCGGTGAGCGTGCCGGTCTTGTCGCTGGCAATGACGGTAACGGAGCCGAGAGCCTCGACAGCGCTCAAGCGGCGGACGACCGCCTTTCGCTTGGCCATCCGCTCGACACCGAGAGCCAGAGTTAGCGTAAGAACAGCGGGAAGCCCTTCGGGTATCGCGGCGACCGCCAGGGCCACTGCGAAGATCAGGACGTGCCCAAGCCTCGCCGTTCCTTCGATCATTAATCCGCCGACGACGATCACGACCGCGAGCAAGAGCACGATCTTTGCGATCTGTCGGGCAAAGCCATCGAGCCTTTCCTCAAGCGGCGTCTTCCCGGCTTCGATCTCGCCGATCATTACGGCAAGCCGTCCGGTCGCACTCTCTTTGCCGGTCCGCGAAACTTTGAAGAAGACCGTTCCGCGAACCAGGAGCGTACCGCTCATTACTTCGTCGCCCTCGGAGCGTTCGACCGGGACGGATTCGCCGGTGAGTATCGATTCATCCAGCGAAACCGTTCCGTGGCCGAGCAAGATTCCATCGGCGGGAACGCGGTCGCCCGCCTCAAGGCGAACCACATCGTCGGGGACAAGTTCTGCTGCCGGAATATGAACGAGGTGGCCATCGCGAATAGCCCAGGCGAGCGGGGCGGCCATTTCCTTCAGCCGCGAAAGGGCGGCCTCGGACTTTCCTTCCTGATACATTCCGAGGCCTGCATTCAGGATCAGAATGACGGCGATGGCGATAGATTCGAACGGAACGCCGACGGCACCTTCGAAGAACCAGATGAAGGCATCG
This window harbors:
- the nhaA gene encoding Na+/H+ antiporter NhaA; this encodes MKPILRIRNERLTKAFKEFFDSEKSSAMVLVGCTAVSLLLANIIGQAYPDFYLKTYLGVEGFLRLSVEHWINDALMVIFFLMIGLELERELYAGELSNVRNALLPIFGAIGGLALPALIHFGFNAGTPTQAGIGIPMATDIAFAIGVLALLGSRVPASLKVFLVALAVMDDLGAIIIIAIFYTAELSLVYLGLALGVFALLIAINRLGVMSLIPYLVGGLFMWFFMLKSGVHATIAGVLLAFAIPFTHKRDDEKSPSYRLEHLIHRPVAFIILPIFALANTGIVIGGDWAADLSTTNSLGIILGLVVGKPIGITLVAFIAVMVGICRLPLDLNWKHVLGAGFLGGIGFTMSIFITNLAFVGGSPDFVSATVNSSKMAILVASVTAGALGFIFLKLFGQPNVGDFDMDTMDYEVDENGEEQPA
- a CDS encoding DUF4242 domain-containing protein; the protein is MPKFVIEREIPGAGSMSPEDLQGASAKSCSVLNQLGAEIQWIHSYVTDDKIYCVYTAPNAELIEEHARESGFPANRISEVRAIIDPTRAG
- a CDS encoding cation-translocating P-type ATPase, with product MGLELAKFGGLASSEAKALLEKHGPNSVAEKPGPSLLARFIQQFQSPLIYILLLALIVDAFIWFFEGAVGVPFESIAIAVILILNAGLGMYQEGKSEAALSRLKEMAAPLAWAIRDGHLVHIPAAELVPDDVVRLEAGDRVPADGILLGHGTVSLDESILTGESVPVERSEGDEVMSGTLLVRGTVFFKVSRTGKESATGRLAVMIGEIEAGKTPLEERLDGFARQIAKIVLLLAVVIVVGGLMIEGTARLGHVLIFAVALAVAAIPEGLPAVLTLTLALGVERMAKRKAVVRRLSAVEALGSVTVIASDKTGTLTENKMVVKGIDAADAELVLRAMTLANDAEADGEIGDPLELALLSYAAEQGLAIDDVRSRFPRSSSIPFDSAYKFMQVSVPEGGRTVNFLKGAPEVLLEKSSLSAADKADWQARTERFAAEGFRVLAFGRGSDDSDGTIEFLGVAKLWDPPRAEVPGAIKNALDAGIRVLMATGDHPATARAIAENIGIPVTGVLTGAEIESISEDELRRAVAETSIFARVNPEHKLRLVSALKANGEIVAMTGDGVNDAPALKRADVGVAMGNRGSDVTREVADLVLMDDNFATIVTAIEEGRNIYENIQKFIRFLFSTNFALVLLVVGGAFGSFLLGLTDEMGGLLLPLTAVQLLWINIIADGPPALALGLDRDHGVMRQRPRDPSEPLLDRVSVRFIVWTGFFKALMGGVLLVMMPKWGYSLLATRTGVFVFESIAQLVMAYPSRRISFAPERNNVLHLAVAAGIVLQVATLYLPPLRRLLGLEWLDPAAVGIIGVAIVVTWLAAEIFVVVDRRLALRAR
- the sucB gene encoding 2-oxoglutarate dehydrogenase, E2 component, dihydrolipoamide succinyltransferase, translating into MSVEVVMPQMGESITEGTVSKWLKQVGDAIEKDEAILEISTDKVDAEVPSPAAGKLLEIRHQEGETVEVGTVVAVIGAEGEAPAPSAPKKEEAPAAVTPPIEEAPAPAIIADAVAASSTPAPQAESTADSGDATEIVMPQMGESITEGTVSKWLKAIGDTIEKDEPLLEISTDKVDAEVPSPAAGKLLEIRVQEGETVEVGAVVALVGTSAGAASAAPKPAAAPAKAEPVPVTAPKAEAATAGVAMPASNGRSADIDELRRTKSSPLVRNIAKEHGIDISRIPGSGISGRVTKQDILSFIETGAALRPEDLLTKGAAGTSAAPKAEYKPTAIVQSAGDRVEKMSVMRKKIAEHMTFSKRTSAHVTSVFEIDMTNVAKFRERNKAEFQARYGTKLSYMPFIFQAATHAIRKLPIVNAQVDGENVVYKGDINLGMAVALDWGLIVPVIKKADTLSLSGLALAANDLADRARAKKLNPDEVTGGTFTITNPGVFGGLYGTPIINQPQVAILCVGAIEKRAKVLTTPDGDDYIAVRQMAYFALTYDHRVVDGADGERYLAALKEYLETTDFSI
- a CDS encoding calcium/sodium antiporter, which codes for MGDYLILLCGLAAAAIGGELFVRGAVGLARWARVPAGIIAATIAAFATSSPELAVSVGSALQGTPQIALGDALGSNVVNIAVILSVALAFSAITASKDTVKRDFPVALLAPILTGILLIDGEISRLDGAVMLLVFVAWIVAVVIEVRKQRASFAHLPETKGKTIIVLSAVGGLVSLVLAGHLIVTGAKSIALSYGLNAFIVGATVVAVGTSMPELATVIISKLRGHEEIGLGMILGSNIFNNLWIVSVAALITPMTGLPVGEVAVGLGFGVVTVALTFPGRDGVIGRTRGLILFALYTAYLITIVGYR
- a CDS encoding CBS domain-containing protein, translated to MKVKELMSQPVVTISATASLADAATEMLEKGFGCLPVVGETGELVGLVTESSFAAKSVGVPFSTFRAPQVLGQWLSPDGLEKIYDSARATPVADVMVRSVVTIAEDEPVASAVELMLKHDINRLPVVRSGVPVGIIARHDLLRMMIDERA